A genomic window from Synechococcus sp. CBW1107 includes:
- a CDS encoding amidohydrolase family protein: MSNQQSVDTLISGGIVVTMDIHRRVIADGAVAIKAGRIVAVGERASVEASCSPQQRIDAIGRAVIPGLINGHAHLPMTLFRGLADDQDLDDWLQHTIFPAEAMNVDEAFVRCGTRLGLAELIRGGITTVCDMYYYEMAVAEEVAAAGLRGLLGQALIDFPAPDAADHATALNTIHRFVERWQGHALITPAIAPHAPYTVGDEHLIEAHRFALERDCPLIIHLAESRHEVSESLRLKGARPVEHLARLGVLSEHMVAAHVVWAEAHELDMLAHHGVGVVHNPQSNMKLASGVAPLPQMLSRDMAVGLGTDGSASNNDLSLWEEIDTAAKLHKLITADPKVVSAQQAFELATIRGARALHLEAQIGSLEVGKRADVVVLEMEAIDQVPLSSIYSALVYATKANDVCDLLVNGRVLMRDRQLITIDEAQVRNASLVLRHQIIERLQAVA; this comes from the coding sequence ATGAGTAATCAGCAATCCGTCGACACCCTCATTTCAGGTGGCATCGTCGTCACCATGGATATTCATCGACGCGTCATTGCCGATGGGGCCGTGGCCATTAAGGCAGGCAGAATCGTTGCCGTCGGGGAGCGTGCATCCGTCGAAGCGAGCTGCAGCCCCCAGCAGCGCATCGATGCCATCGGGCGCGCCGTCATTCCAGGGCTGATCAATGGCCATGCCCATCTGCCGATGACTCTGTTCCGTGGCCTGGCGGATGACCAGGACCTCGACGACTGGCTGCAACACACGATCTTCCCTGCCGAAGCGATGAACGTGGATGAAGCCTTCGTGCGCTGCGGCACACGCCTCGGACTCGCTGAGCTGATTCGCGGCGGTATCACCACCGTCTGCGACATGTATTACTACGAAATGGCCGTAGCCGAGGAGGTGGCAGCCGCCGGGCTGCGCGGTCTGCTTGGGCAAGCTCTGATTGACTTCCCAGCTCCCGACGCCGCCGACCATGCCACGGCGCTCAACACCATCCATCGCTTCGTGGAGCGCTGGCAGGGTCATGCCCTGATCACTCCGGCGATCGCCCCGCATGCCCCCTACACCGTGGGAGATGAGCATCTGATCGAGGCTCACCGATTCGCCCTTGAACGCGATTGCCCGCTGATCATTCACCTGGCGGAAAGCCGCCATGAGGTTTCAGAGAGCCTGCGGCTCAAGGGGGCCAGACCCGTGGAACATCTGGCGCGCCTCGGGGTGCTCAGCGAGCACATGGTGGCGGCTCATGTCGTCTGGGCAGAAGCCCATGAACTCGATATGCTGGCCCACCATGGCGTCGGCGTGGTGCATAACCCTCAGTCGAACATGAAGCTCGCCTCCGGTGTAGCACCGCTACCGCAGATGCTGTCGCGGGATATGGCGGTTGGACTAGGCACTGATGGCTCGGCCTCCAATAATGATCTTAGCCTCTGGGAGGAAATTGACACGGCAGCCAAGCTGCACAAGTTGATCACGGCTGATCCCAAGGTGGTCTCCGCACAGCAAGCGTTTGAGCTCGCTACGATCCGCGGGGCGAGAGCCCTGCATCTGGAAGCCCAGATCGGCTCTCTGGAAGTGGGCAAGCGGGCGGATGTCGTTGTGCTGGAAATGGAAGCGATCGACCAGGTTCCTCTAAGTAGTATCTATTCGGCTCTGGTCTATGCCACCAAGGCCAATGATGTCTGCGATTTATTAGTGAATGGCCGTGTGTTGATGCGTGATCGCCAGTTAATCACCATCGACGAAGCACAGGTCAGAAATGCTAGCCTTGTTCTTAGACATCAGATCATCGAACGGCTTCAAGCCGTTGCTTGA
- a CDS encoding SDR family oxidoreductase, which produces MRLNHPKQLPEGIVVLTGGSRGIGHELVKLFLGSGRGVVALSRQPCADAENLIPLGVDLSHEAGLGAAVEQLNLALDGRPVAALVNGAGVVEPLGALVRQSASDLLRALCLMAVAPAQLAAAIAPLMSSGGRILNLSSRSAQSTLPGLGAYCMSKQALHAVTESLRHDLGPGIVVAELIPGEVDTGMQASLRDPDPEEFPLAPFFRGNRINLIPSDVAAQFCYWVLTQTTAEAFNRAQPWCIYEREYQPLWLAEGADFPYAAP; this is translated from the coding sequence ATGCGTTTGAATCATCCTAAGCAGCTACCGGAGGGAATTGTTGTGCTGACCGGCGGCAGCCGTGGAATCGGTCATGAGCTCGTTAAGCTTTTCCTTGGCTCCGGACGGGGGGTGGTTGCGCTCTCGCGACAGCCTTGCGCCGATGCCGAGAATCTCATTCCACTGGGCGTGGACCTCAGCCACGAGGCAGGGCTTGGCGCTGCTGTAGAGCAGCTGAATCTCGCTCTTGATGGCCGACCGGTGGCGGCTCTTGTGAATGGAGCAGGAGTTGTTGAGCCGCTTGGAGCTCTTGTACGCCAGTCCGCGTCTGATTTGCTGCGGGCGCTCTGCCTTATGGCCGTGGCTCCGGCGCAGTTGGCTGCCGCTATTGCGCCTCTGATGTCTTCAGGCGGCCGGATTCTCAACTTGTCCAGTCGATCAGCGCAGTCCACCTTGCCGGGTCTGGGTGCCTACTGCATGAGTAAGCAGGCGCTGCATGCAGTCACAGAAAGCCTGCGGCATGATCTGGGTCCGGGGATCGTGGTGGCTGAGTTGATTCCTGGTGAGGTGGACACTGGCATGCAGGCTAGCCTGCGCGATCCGGATCCTGAAGAGTTCCCCCTCGCTCCCTTCTTTCGAGGCAACCGCATCAACCTGATTCCAAGTGATGTGGCGGCACAGTTCTGCTATTGGGTGTTGACTCAGACCACAGCAGAAGCGTTCAACCGAGCCCAGCCATGGTGCATCTACGAGAGAGAGTATCAGCCGCTTTGGCTGGCTGAGGGAGCAGACTTTCCCTATGCAGCTCCATGA
- a CDS encoding type II toxin-antitoxin system VapC family toxin, with translation MKLLLDTHVLLWALLEPQKLSLELRNSLEDSDNTLVVSAAFAWEIATKCRLGKLQHARSVVENYAMALHRLADVDLPLSCAVARRAGLCDEPLHQRKHPPDVELCIYSEGIL, from the coding sequence ATGAAGCTGCTGCTCGACACCCATGTGCTGCTCTGGGCTCTGTTGGAGCCTCAGAAGCTCTCCTTGGAGTTGCGCAACTCCCTGGAGGACAGTGACAACACGCTCGTCGTCAGCGCCGCCTTCGCCTGGGAGATCGCGACCAAGTGCAGGCTGGGAAAACTGCAACACGCCCGTTCCGTCGTTGAGAATTACGCCATGGCCCTCCATCGTCTGGCGGATGTCGATCTGCCGCTCAGCTGTGCCGTGGCTCGGCGGGCCGGCCTCTGCGATGAGCCACTGCATCAACGGAAGCACCCACCAGATGTAGAGTTGTGTATCTACAGCGAGGGGATTCTGTGA
- a CDS encoding AbrB/MazE/SpoVT family DNA-binding domain-containing protein, with the protein MTSSGPQGSSPDPGRHFQQAIRRWGNSLAVRLPTDCLRQAGLREGDQIEIVVGPDGRLSLEPLRKLDRSVLAADLRQLQATMPLTPSVIEECRGGERW; encoded by the coding sequence GTGACTTCTTCCGGGCCTCAGGGCTCTTCCCCGGATCCAGGTAGGCACTTCCAGCAGGCGATCCGCCGCTGGGGCAACAGCCTGGCCGTTCGGCTCCCCACGGATTGCCTGCGTCAGGCCGGCCTGCGGGAAGGCGATCAGATCGAGATCGTGGTTGGCCCTGATGGCCGACTGAGCCTGGAGCCTCTGCGCAAGCTGGATCGCTCTGTCCTGGCCGCTGATCTGCGCCAGCTTCAGGCCACCATGCCTCTCACCCCTTCGGTGATCGAGGAATGCCGCGGCGGTGAACGCTGGTGA
- a CDS encoding type II toxin-antitoxin system VapC family toxin, producing MIYLDTSVVVALLTPEERSAQALDWFAESRDFLISSDWLITETHSALGIKQRHHGLSSEVRQAAGEQFERLLQGGVELRSLDRDRFRQAADLLQDPGLGLRPGDALHLAVALHSRCTHLASFDSRMQQAATALGMRPALE from the coding sequence ATGATCTATCTCGACACCAGCGTGGTGGTGGCTCTGCTGACCCCGGAAGAACGCAGTGCCCAAGCGCTCGACTGGTTTGCGGAATCCCGCGACTTCCTGATCAGCAGCGACTGGCTGATCACCGAGACCCACAGCGCCCTGGGGATCAAGCAGCGCCATCACGGCCTCAGTTCTGAAGTACGCCAGGCCGCTGGGGAGCAGTTCGAGCGCCTGCTGCAGGGCGGTGTGGAACTTCGCTCCCTCGATCGCGACCGCTTTCGCCAGGCAGCGGATCTGCTCCAGGATCCGGGGCTCGGCCTGCGCCCGGGTGACGCCTTGCATCTGGCGGTGGCGCTGCACAGCCGTTGCACCCATCTGGCCAGCTTCGATAGTCGGATGCAGCAAGCCGCGACTGCCCTCGGGATGAGGCCGGCACTGGAGTAA
- a CDS encoding type II toxin-antitoxin system Phd/YefM family antitoxin, whose product MAHRVLTEIAVSISAHKKNPMATVAAGDGMAVAVLNRNEPAFYCVPAKTYEELMDLVEELKLNRLADARLADGHEPVQVSLDAL is encoded by the coding sequence ATGGCGCATCGCGTGTTGACCGAGATCGCCGTGAGCATCTCGGCGCACAAGAAGAACCCCATGGCCACCGTGGCAGCGGGAGATGGGATGGCCGTGGCTGTGCTCAACCGCAACGAACCAGCGTTCTACTGCGTGCCGGCCAAGACCTACGAGGAACTGATGGACCTGGTGGAAGAGCTGAAGCTGAATCGCCTCGCTGATGCTCGCCTGGCGGATGGGCACGAGCCGGTGCAGGTCAGCCTTGATGCCCTCTGA
- a CDS encoding siphovirus Gp157 family protein — MAVLTTIPTAAATASAPEASGPACSLQRSGSLWQLGIEAQELTSAIGQLAEQLEADDPGHRASALAELEAALLAEEGNKAALAAKADATCWVIEHLRGQAAYRQQQAKRLSDLARSDAGRADSLEESLVFVLTQLQPAATRFSFPNHELSSRKSSAVVIDDEEALDSEWLMVTTTSKPDRAAIKEALKAGRQISGAQLLSRRSWRIH; from the coding sequence ATGGCCGTTCTCACCACCATCCCCACCGCTGCCGCCACTGCTTCGGCCCCGGAAGCCTCAGGTCCTGCCTGTTCCCTGCAGCGGTCCGGTTCCCTATGGCAGCTGGGCATCGAGGCCCAGGAGCTCACCAGTGCCATCGGCCAGCTGGCTGAGCAGTTGGAGGCGGATGATCCAGGGCACCGCGCTTCAGCCCTCGCCGAGCTGGAGGCGGCACTCCTTGCAGAGGAGGGCAACAAAGCAGCCCTGGCGGCCAAGGCCGATGCCACCTGCTGGGTGATCGAGCACCTGCGCGGCCAGGCCGCCTACCGCCAGCAGCAGGCCAAGCGCCTCAGCGATCTGGCCCGCTCCGATGCCGGCCGCGCCGATTCCCTGGAGGAGTCGCTGGTCTTCGTCCTCACCCAGCTGCAACCAGCAGCCACCCGCTTCTCGTTCCCCAATCACGAGCTCAGCAGCCGCAAGTCCTCGGCCGTCGTGATCGACGACGAAGAGGCCCTCGATTCCGAGTGGCTCATGGTCACGACCACCAGCAAGCCGGATCGAGCCGCCATCAAAGAGGCCCTCAAGGCTGGTCGCCAGATCAGCGGCGCTCAGCTCCTTTCCCGCCGTTCCTGGCGCATCCACTGA
- a CDS encoding RAD52 family DNA repair protein codes for MTTAVFSPEQVAALSAPLDRSKVKQREQGRAKVSYLEGWQAIAEANRIFGFDGWQRETIAVECVNQSERSIGRDGRSGWGVTYTARVRITVGAGECSPLIREGSGAGHGIDIDLGQAHESAIKEAETDAMKRALMTFGNPFGLALYDRLQRGVTSSAGGEERGRPEQRDPAPVVTRATRHGSQQPSPPQRGPAVQPPEAEQVDPALAPLDTATIHQLHSTIRSLPRPALEGFTKAFRKRFQVPSDAPSIADRICQQCHHDWIEAFLVQHQPGREQLVPC; via the coding sequence ATGACCACCGCCGTCTTCTCACCTGAGCAGGTCGCCGCTCTCTCGGCTCCGCTCGATCGCTCCAAGGTCAAGCAGCGCGAGCAGGGTCGCGCCAAGGTCAGCTACCTGGAGGGCTGGCAAGCCATCGCCGAAGCCAATCGCATCTTTGGCTTTGACGGCTGGCAGCGCGAAACCATCGCCGTGGAGTGCGTCAACCAGAGCGAGCGCTCCATTGGCCGTGATGGTCGCTCGGGCTGGGGCGTCACCTACACCGCACGCGTCCGCATCACGGTGGGTGCTGGCGAATGCAGCCCCCTGATCCGTGAGGGCAGCGGGGCCGGCCACGGCATCGACATCGACCTGGGCCAGGCCCACGAATCGGCCATCAAGGAAGCCGAGACCGATGCCATGAAGCGGGCCCTGATGACCTTCGGGAACCCATTTGGCCTGGCCCTGTATGACCGTCTTCAGCGCGGCGTGACCTCATCGGCCGGTGGAGAGGAACGGGGCCGCCCCGAGCAACGGGATCCTGCTCCTGTCGTCACCCGAGCCACGCGGCATGGATCTCAACAGCCCAGCCCGCCCCAGCGGGGTCCGGCAGTGCAGCCCCCTGAAGCGGAGCAGGTTGATCCTGCCCTGGCACCGCTGGATACCGCCACGATCCACCAGCTCCACAGCACCATCCGCTCTCTGCCTCGGCCTGCCCTGGAGGGCTTCACCAAGGCGTTCCGCAAGCGCTTCCAGGTGCCGTCCGATGCCCCCTCGATTGCTGATCGGATCTGCCAGCAGTGTCATCACGACTGGATCGAAGCCTTCTTGGTGCAGCACCAGCCCGGCAGGGAGCAGCTGGTGCCCTGTTGA
- a CDS encoding tetratricopeptide repeat protein, with product MSVSFREEDVDLSRLPEDSRDIESQAFVDAVFALYQEPYEGMEGSFSCSYTEGLFEISWIPLGDPGTELMQVRWLLEDGRHEEAIPLLEQLLEREPDNLEARHVLMMVLNGHRLLS from the coding sequence ATGTCCGTCTCGTTTCGGGAGGAGGACGTGGATCTCTCGCGGCTGCCGGAGGACAGCCGCGATATCGAGTCCCAGGCCTTTGTGGATGCGGTGTTTGCCCTGTATCAGGAGCCGTATGAGGGGATGGAGGGCAGCTTCTCCTGCTCCTACACCGAGGGACTGTTTGAAATCAGCTGGATCCCCCTGGGCGATCCCGGCACCGAACTGATGCAAGTGCGTTGGCTGTTGGAAGACGGCCGCCATGAGGAGGCCATCCCTCTGCTGGAGCAGCTGTTGGAGCGTGAACCCGACAACCTGGAGGCGCGCCACGTGCTGATGATGGTGCTGAACGGCCACCGGCTGCTCAGCTGA
- a CDS encoding IS256 family transposase: MTLTHSGASELSQLMEGTTAGALIPEIVRRGFQDLLEAEVSALTGAQLHERCPDQRSTHRNGYRERLLTTQVGDLSLAIPRLRQGSFFPSWLEPRRRVDKALYAVVMEAYTGGISTRKVDALVEALGGASGISKSEVSRICQGLDEQVKAFLGRPLDHARFPYVYLDATYLHGRLGRNMQVVSRAVVVAIGINALGYREVLGIAVGDSEAEGFWRQFLGSLKERGLDGTRLVISDAHLGLTAAIKRMFQGSSWQRCRVHFLRNLLSHVPKAGQDMVAAAMKAVFVIQAPDQVRAHWQRVTEMLRKQFPGAVPVMEAARDDVLAFLHFPQEHWRKVWSTNPLERLNKEIKRRTNVVGIFPNDPAIVRLVGSQLLEQQEEWQLERRRFFSEATMAKIPEPEEPLELTDADPNAQPAATIS, encoded by the coding sequence ATGACCCTCACCCATAGTGGCGCCTCCGAGCTGAGCCAGCTCATGGAGGGCACCACCGCTGGCGCCCTGATCCCAGAGATCGTGCGCCGGGGTTTCCAGGACCTGCTGGAAGCCGAGGTTTCTGCCCTCACGGGCGCTCAACTCCATGAGCGCTGCCCCGATCAGCGCTCCACCCATCGCAACGGCTACCGGGAGCGGCTGCTCACCACCCAGGTGGGCGACCTCAGCCTGGCCATTCCCAGGTTGCGGCAGGGCAGCTTCTTTCCCAGCTGGCTGGAGCCACGCCGCCGGGTGGACAAGGCGCTCTACGCCGTGGTGATGGAGGCCTACACCGGCGGGATCTCCACCCGCAAGGTCGACGCCCTGGTGGAGGCGCTGGGCGGGGCCAGCGGCATCTCCAAATCGGAGGTGAGCCGCATCTGCCAGGGGCTCGATGAGCAGGTGAAAGCCTTTCTGGGCCGGCCGCTTGACCATGCCCGCTTTCCCTACGTCTACCTCGACGCCACCTACCTCCACGGCCGCCTGGGCCGAAATATGCAGGTGGTGTCGCGGGCGGTGGTGGTGGCGATCGGCATCAATGCCCTCGGCTACCGCGAAGTTCTCGGCATTGCCGTGGGCGACAGCGAGGCGGAGGGCTTCTGGCGTCAGTTCCTGGGCTCACTCAAGGAGCGTGGCCTCGACGGCACCCGCCTGGTGATCTCGGATGCCCACCTGGGCCTGACGGCAGCGATCAAGCGGATGTTCCAGGGCAGTAGCTGGCAGAGGTGCCGGGTGCACTTCCTGCGCAACCTGCTGAGCCATGTGCCCAAGGCCGGCCAGGACATGGTGGCCGCTGCCATGAAAGCGGTGTTCGTGATCCAGGCTCCAGATCAGGTGCGCGCCCACTGGCAGCGGGTCACCGAGATGCTGCGCAAGCAGTTCCCCGGCGCCGTGCCCGTGATGGAAGCCGCCCGGGACGACGTGCTGGCCTTCCTGCACTTCCCCCAGGAGCACTGGCGCAAGGTCTGGAGCACCAACCCGCTCGAGCGCCTCAACAAGGAGATCAAACGCCGCACCAACGTGGTCGGCATCTTCCCCAATGATCCAGCGATCGTGCGCCTGGTGGGCAGCCAGCTGCTGGAGCAGCAGGAGGAATGGCAGCTGGAGCGTCGCCGCTTCTTCTCTGAGGCCACCATGGCCAAGATCCCAGAGCCAGAAGAGCCCTTGGAGCTCACCGATGCAGATCCGAACGCCCAGCCGGCTGCAACCATCAGCTGA
- a CDS encoding tetratricopeptide repeat protein produces the protein MEGTAFSIEEAGFDASLLPEGSRTPGTEAFHRAVTDYFQCSYASMGGQLSVVFAAGRIEVAWEPTAPEAPAMASIGPLLQQRRFDEARPLLETLLQLQPEHPEALYNLGVLASEEGKPEEARLLLRRAVVANADDAHAQANAQVALALAAMRLGDKAEARQALEAAIDLEPQNSFALRSLGSLLVIAGAFAAGVARFRQALQVAPDDLITTFNLAQALLELDPDEHRDEADRLLLQVIEAQPYGELANKAKDLRGSIAARDLRADQPEGLRQDAVSYCLQALQLFEGMDQQCFIAVLSEVAAVGQSGLQINERGTARTLKNLPGSWSDLALACLIHVGMKRLTPDEDSGLGIEAEYQEAVRLQRFRREDAS, from the coding sequence ATGGAAGGCACTGCGTTCTCGATCGAAGAGGCCGGCTTTGATGCCTCGCTGCTGCCGGAGGGCAGCCGCACCCCTGGCACCGAGGCTTTCCACCGGGCGGTGACCGACTACTTCCAGTGCTCCTATGCCTCCATGGGCGGGCAGCTGTCGGTGGTGTTCGCTGCTGGACGCATCGAGGTGGCCTGGGAACCCACGGCGCCGGAGGCACCGGCGATGGCCTCCATCGGTCCACTGCTGCAGCAGCGCCGGTTCGATGAAGCCCGGCCGCTGCTGGAAACCCTGCTGCAGCTGCAGCCCGAGCACCCGGAGGCGCTCTACAACCTCGGCGTCCTCGCCAGCGAAGAGGGCAAGCCAGAGGAGGCCCGGCTGCTGCTGCGCCGAGCGGTGGTGGCGAACGCCGACGATGCCCACGCCCAGGCCAATGCCCAGGTGGCGCTGGCCCTGGCCGCGATGCGGCTGGGCGACAAGGCAGAGGCCCGCCAGGCGCTGGAGGCGGCGATCGATCTGGAGCCGCAGAACAGCTTTGCCCTGCGCAGCCTGGGAAGCCTGCTGGTGATCGCCGGTGCCTTCGCTGCCGGAGTGGCGCGGTTCCGCCAGGCCCTGCAGGTGGCGCCAGACGATCTGATCACCACCTTCAACCTGGCCCAGGCGCTGCTGGAGCTCGATCCAGACGAGCACCGCGACGAGGCCGATCGGCTGCTGTTGCAGGTGATCGAAGCCCAGCCCTACGGCGAGCTGGCGAACAAGGCCAAGGACCTGCGGGGCAGCATCGCCGCCCGCGATCTGCGCGCCGATCAGCCAGAGGGTTTGCGGCAGGACGCCGTGAGCTACTGCCTTCAGGCCCTGCAGCTGTTCGAAGGGATGGACCAGCAGTGCTTCATTGCCGTGCTCAGCGAGGTGGCGGCCGTCGGCCAGAGCGGGCTGCAGATCAATGAGCGCGGCACCGCCCGCACCCTCAAGAACCTCCCCGGCAGCTGGAGTGATCTGGCCCTCGCCTGCCTGATCCACGTGGGCATGAAGCGGCTGACACCCGATGAAGACTCAGGACTGGGCATCGAGGCGGAGTACCAGGAGGCGGTGCGGTTGCAAAGGTTCCGCAGGGAAGATGCCTCGTGA
- a CDS encoding DNA cytosine methyltransferase, with amino-acid sequence MKPTALSLFSGLGGLDIGVEMAGFNILGAVELNPHACRSLRINRRFARQQEKLITLIRQHEKSKSRRQASRPHWIALRDNVNTGRYCKDTLVYDRDIASLDRKNLGRLTRGRDVDLVFGGPPCQSFSMSGQRQSVYDKRGMLFVEFARIVSIVRPRYVLLENVKGILSSRADIWKTKCLDCDNQWMPALLAEDEAAEVCPKCNSSSTKQFISAKAHKGGAMQLIENEFTWQGYRCSYSVWNSVFFGAAQRRERMLMIFSRHDMPFIASSHDTEKQEFVQNSLFQAELPKSNPIIPLKTQPKSLREALIQCNQHSEAISSPKACLWLRNVVRPHDEPVTWTLDQPAPTIGAHQAAKLAIAPNGVPDAQIRLQQWHTLGNRLGKGNQLDVTYEFLSDEALLALQTFPLDWAVSGTRMERVFQIGNAVPPVLGKAVASLIAGSPCFVDGSETIKTLNLANLTPLAA; translated from the coding sequence ATGAAGCCAACCGCACTCAGCCTCTTCTCAGGATTAGGAGGCCTGGATATTGGCGTGGAAATGGCCGGCTTTAACATACTTGGAGCTGTTGAGCTAAACCCTCATGCATGCAGGAGCCTACGAATTAACCGGCGGTTTGCAAGACAACAAGAAAAGCTAATCACGCTAATTCGCCAGCATGAAAAAAGCAAAAGCAGGCGACAGGCCAGTCGTCCGCACTGGATTGCTCTTCGCGACAATGTCAATACCGGCAGATACTGCAAAGACACGCTTGTATATGATCGCGATATAGCGAGTTTAGACCGCAAAAATCTCGGCCGTCTAACGAGGGGGAGAGATGTTGACCTTGTGTTCGGAGGACCGCCCTGCCAAAGCTTTTCTATGAGCGGACAACGACAAAGCGTGTATGACAAAAGAGGCATGCTATTCGTTGAGTTTGCTCGCATCGTCAGCATTGTTCGGCCTAGATATGTATTACTGGAAAACGTAAAGGGAATTCTCAGCAGTCGAGCGGACATCTGGAAAACAAAATGTCTCGATTGCGATAATCAGTGGATGCCAGCACTTCTTGCAGAAGATGAAGCAGCCGAGGTTTGCCCAAAATGCAACAGCTCCAGTACGAAGCAATTTATATCAGCTAAGGCACACAAAGGTGGAGCCATGCAGCTGATTGAAAATGAATTTACCTGGCAAGGATATCGATGCAGTTATTCGGTATGGAATTCTGTTTTCTTTGGCGCTGCTCAGCGGCGCGAAAGAATGTTGATGATTTTCTCAAGGCATGATATGCCCTTCATCGCGTCAAGTCACGATACTGAGAAGCAGGAGTTCGTGCAGAACTCGCTGTTTCAGGCGGAACTGCCCAAGTCAAATCCCATAATACCGCTCAAAACACAACCCAAATCACTTCGCGAGGCACTCATTCAATGCAATCAGCATAGCGAAGCTATATCTAGTCCAAAGGCATGTCTGTGGTTGAGAAATGTAGTGAGACCACATGATGAACCGGTTACCTGGACGCTTGATCAACCAGCACCAACGATTGGTGCCCATCAAGCAGCAAAGCTCGCAATAGCTCCCAATGGAGTCCCAGATGCGCAAATCAGGTTGCAACAGTGGCATACACTTGGCAATAGGTTAGGAAAGGGAAATCAGCTAGATGTTACGTATGAATTCCTCAGCGATGAAGCACTTCTTGCATTGCAGACATTCCCGCTTGACTGGGCAGTCAGTGGTACACGGATGGAAAGAGTCTTTCAAATAGGGAACGCTGTTCCGCCAGTACTAGGTAAAGCTGTAGCATCACTAATCGCAGGTTCACCTTGTTTCGTTGATGGAAGCGAAACAATAAAGACTCTGAATCTTGCGAACCTCACTCCGTTAGCCGCCTGA
- a CDS encoding sigma factor-like helix-turn-helix DNA-binding protein, which produces MPPSLEASLAGPALEQLVEQLPAVQAKALRLTVCEGLSLRAAAAQLQISPMAVQRAQKKALAALSQQLVGAG; this is translated from the coding sequence ATGCCCCCGTCGCTCGAGGCCTCCCTCGCCGGGCCGGCCCTGGAGCAGCTGGTGGAGCAGCTGCCGGCGGTTCAGGCCAAGGCCTTGCGGCTCACGGTCTGCGAGGGCCTCTCCCTGCGAGCCGCCGCGGCGCAGCTGCAGATCAGCCCGATGGCGGTGCAGCGGGCTCAGAAGAAGGCCCTCGCTGCTCTCAGCCAGCAGCTGGTGGGGGCGGGCTGA